The following are from one region of the Rhabdothermincola sediminis genome:
- a CDS encoding DUF4395 domain-containing protein, which produces MAGTAPRPIDPRGPRFNQAVLALALLAGFAFDQRWVVPVWALVLLAGAAFGPAYGPFLRLFAEVIRPRLRPPAELEDPRPPRFAASVGVVFLGAATAAFAAGATGLGWALALIVAALAGLAAVSGICIGCEIYLVIARRRGVELVA; this is translated from the coding sequence ATGGCCGGTACCGCACCCCGACCGATCGATCCGCGAGGCCCCCGCTTCAACCAAGCGGTCTTGGCGCTCGCGCTGCTCGCCGGCTTCGCCTTCGACCAGCGCTGGGTGGTGCCCGTGTGGGCGCTGGTGCTGTTGGCGGGGGCGGCGTTCGGTCCCGCCTACGGCCCGTTCCTGCGCTTGTTCGCCGAGGTCATCCGGCCCCGGCTGCGACCCCCCGCCGAGCTAGAGGACCCGCGACCGCCCCGGTTCGCGGCGTCCGTGGGAGTGGTCTTCCTCGGTGCGGCCACGGCAGCGTTCGCGGCCGGGGCCACCGGGCTCGGCTGGGCGCTGGCCCTGATCGTCGCGGCCCTCGCCGGTCTCGCGGCCGTGAGCGGCATCTGCATCGGCTGCGAGATCTATCTCGTCATCGCTCGCCGGCGCGGGGTGGAGCTGGTGGCGTGA
- a CDS encoding thioredoxin family protein: MDPIRLTVVALILVLVAGGALTYRRSRQVDEGRGAHGLPPLPLELVSGASGTWVIFTTPYCVSCEAVERDLRRAYPAEAVVKIDATERPELAERYGIRRAPTVLRSDAAGRVLARIVGPEGVRRHLAPI; encoded by the coding sequence ATGGACCCCATCCGCCTCACCGTCGTGGCCCTGATCCTCGTGCTGGTCGCGGGTGGGGCCCTGACCTACCGGAGGAGTCGCCAGGTCGACGAGGGTCGTGGTGCGCACGGGCTACCGCCGCTGCCGCTCGAGCTGGTCTCGGGCGCATCCGGCACGTGGGTGATCTTCACCACTCCCTACTGCGTGTCCTGCGAAGCGGTGGAGCGAGATCTGCGCCGGGCCTACCCGGCCGAGGCGGTGGTGAAGATCGACGCCACCGAACGCCCCGAACTGGCGGAGCGGTACGGCATCCGCCGCGCACCCACCGTGCTGCGCTCCGACGCAGCGGGCCGGGTACTGGCCCGGATCGTCGGCCCCGAGGGCGTCCGCCGGCACCTCGCACCGATCTGA